In Streptomyces violaceusniger Tu 4113, one DNA window encodes the following:
- a CDS encoding MraY family glycosyltransferase yields the protein MGQPVREYLLTLCVTAAVTYLLTGPVRKFAIAAGAMPEIRARDVHREPTPRLGGIAMFGGLCAGLLVAAHLTNLKDVFEVSNEPRALLSGAGLIWLLGVLDDKWGVDALIKLGGQMIAAGVMVLQGLTILWLPVPGVGPVSLTPWQGTLLTVALVVITINAVNFVDGLDGLASGMVCIAAAAFFMYAYRIWYGYGLEAAAPATLFAAVLMGMCLGFLPHNAHPARIFMGDSGSMLIGLVLAAGAISITGQVDPDAMKLFEGSEQAAVHATVPVYIPLLLPLTVIAVPFADLVLAIVRRTWKGQSPFAADRGHLHHRLLEIGHSHSRAVLIMYFWSALIAFGAVAYSVNSAGVWFVLAIVALSGVGLVLLLLPRFTPSVPRWAEAFVPPRYRRANRIARAEQGAEAPAEPVAAVAGGGSVPADPETAAPEPVGSGMNGGSNSGMNGGASGGTNGGVNGATAIGDRSRFTHRRRIGTPQ from the coding sequence CTGGGGCAGCCTGTGCGTGAATACCTGCTGACTCTGTGCGTCACGGCCGCGGTCACCTATCTGCTGACCGGGCCGGTGCGGAAATTCGCCATCGCGGCAGGTGCGATGCCGGAGATCCGCGCCCGTGATGTGCATCGCGAGCCCACGCCGCGGCTCGGTGGCATCGCCATGTTCGGCGGGCTGTGCGCGGGGCTGCTGGTCGCCGCCCATCTGACCAACCTCAAGGACGTCTTCGAGGTCTCCAACGAGCCACGGGCGCTGCTCTCCGGTGCCGGGCTGATCTGGCTGCTGGGCGTGCTGGACGACAAGTGGGGCGTGGACGCGCTCATCAAGCTCGGCGGCCAGATGATCGCCGCCGGTGTGATGGTGCTCCAGGGTCTGACCATCCTGTGGCTGCCGGTGCCCGGTGTGGGACCGGTCTCGCTGACGCCCTGGCAGGGCACGCTGCTGACCGTCGCCCTGGTCGTCATCACCATCAACGCGGTCAACTTCGTTGACGGGCTTGATGGGTTGGCGTCGGGAATGGTGTGCATCGCCGCCGCCGCGTTCTTCATGTACGCCTACCGCATCTGGTACGGCTACGGCCTGGAGGCGGCCGCGCCCGCCACCCTGTTCGCCGCCGTCCTCATGGGGATGTGCCTGGGCTTCCTGCCGCACAACGCGCACCCCGCGCGGATCTTCATGGGCGACTCGGGCTCGATGCTGATCGGGCTGGTGCTGGCGGCCGGCGCCATCTCCATCACCGGCCAGGTCGATCCGGACGCGATGAAGCTGTTCGAGGGGTCCGAGCAGGCCGCGGTGCACGCCACCGTCCCGGTCTACATCCCGCTGCTGCTGCCGCTGACCGTCATCGCGGTGCCCTTCGCGGACCTGGTGCTGGCCATCGTCCGGCGCACCTGGAAGGGCCAGTCGCCGTTCGCCGCGGACCGCGGCCATCTGCACCACCGGCTGCTGGAGATCGGCCACTCGCACAGCCGGGCCGTCCTGATCATGTACTTCTGGTCGGCGCTGATCGCCTTCGGCGCCGTGGCGTACTCGGTGAACTCGGCCGGTGTGTGGTTCGTCCTCGCGATCGTCGCGCTGAGCGGGGTCGGGCTGGTGCTGTTGCTGCTGCCGCGGTTCACCCCGAGCGTTCCGCGCTGGGCCGAGGCGTTCGTTCCGCCGCGCTATCGCCGGGCCAACCGGATCGCGCGGGCCGAGCAGGGCGCCGAGGCGCCCGCGGAGCCGGTGGCGGCCGTGGCCGGCGGAGGGTCCGTACCGGCGGATCCGGAGACGGCCGCGCCCGAGCCGGTGGGCTCCGGGATGAACGGCGGGTCGAACAGCGGGATGAACGGCGGCGCGAGCGGCGGGACGAACGGCGGTGTGAACGGCGCCACCGCGATCGGCGACCGGTCCCGCTTCACCCATCGCCGCAGGATCGGAACACCCCAGTAA
- a CDS encoding L-threonylcarbamoyladenylate synthase, producing MARRYDCGDATDRKTGLREAASAVRRGELVVLPTDTVYGIGADAFNAEAVGDLLEAKGRGRNMPTPVLVGSPNTLHGLVTDFSEMAWELVDAFWPGALTLVARHQPSLTWDLGETRGTVAVRMPLHPVAIELLTDFGPMAVSSANLTGHPSPQDCDAAQDMLGDSVSVYLDGGPTPAAVPSSIVDVTGKVPVLLRAGALTAEQLREVVPDLEVAN from the coding sequence ATGGCACGGCGATACGACTGCGGGGACGCGACCGACCGCAAGACCGGCCTGCGCGAGGCCGCCTCCGCCGTCCGCCGCGGCGAACTGGTCGTGCTGCCCACCGACACCGTCTACGGGATCGGCGCGGACGCCTTCAACGCCGAGGCGGTCGGCGATCTGCTCGAGGCCAAGGGCCGCGGCCGCAACATGCCCACGCCGGTACTGGTCGGCTCCCCGAACACCCTGCACGGACTGGTCACCGACTTCTCCGAGATGGCCTGGGAGCTGGTCGACGCCTTCTGGCCCGGTGCGCTCACCCTCGTCGCCCGGCACCAGCCGTCCCTCACCTGGGACCTGGGGGAGACCCGGGGCACCGTCGCGGTGCGGATGCCGCTGCACCCGGTCGCGATCGAGCTGCTGACGGACTTCGGCCCGATGGCGGTCTCCAGCGCCAATCTGACCGGACACCCCTCTCCGCAGGACTGCGACGCCGCCCAGGACATGCTGGGGGACTCCGTCTCGGTGTACCTCGACGGCGGGCCCACCCCGGCCGCCGTGCCCTCCTCGATCGTCGACGTCACCGGCAAGGTGCCGGTGCTGCTCCGGGCGGGAGCGCTCACCGCCGAGCAGCTCCGCGAGGTCGTACCCGACCTCGAGGTGGCGAATTGA
- the glyA gene encoding serine hydroxymethyltransferase: MAVTPRGPDFGALARQDPELAGIILSEIDRVRGGLQLIAAENFTSPAVLAALASPLANKYAEGYPGARHHGGCEIVDIAERVAQDRAKALFGAEHANVQPHSGSSAVLAAYAALLRPGDTVLAMALPHGGHLTHGSPANFSGRWFDFIGYGVDPATGLIDYEQLRALAHTHRPKAIVCGSISYPRHLDYAAFRAVADEVGAYLIADAAHAIGLVAGKVAPSPVPYADVVCATTHKVLRGPRGGMLLCGAELAERVDRAVFPFTQGGAQMHTVAAKAVAFGEAAAPAFTAYARRVVANARVLADALVAEGLAVATGGTDTHMIAADTAPLGLDGRAAKARCAAAGIVLDTCALASATEPRGCVKGIRLGTAAVTTQGMGAPEMERIAALMGTVLRDEGVVREKVAELAGRFPPYPDEGRIMQPSEGVGRL; this comes from the coding sequence ATGGCCGTCACCCCCCGGGGCCCCGATTTCGGAGCGCTCGCCCGCCAGGACCCGGAGCTGGCGGGGATCATCCTGAGCGAGATCGACCGCGTCCGCGGCGGCCTCCAGCTCATCGCGGCCGAGAACTTCACCTCGCCGGCCGTGCTGGCGGCGCTCGCCTCGCCGCTGGCCAACAAGTACGCCGAGGGCTATCCCGGCGCCCGCCACCACGGCGGCTGCGAGATCGTGGACATCGCCGAGCGGGTCGCCCAGGACCGGGCGAAGGCCCTGTTCGGCGCCGAGCACGCCAATGTGCAGCCGCATTCGGGGTCCTCGGCGGTGCTGGCCGCCTACGCCGCGCTGCTGCGGCCCGGGGACACGGTGCTGGCGATGGCGCTGCCGCACGGCGGCCATCTCACCCACGGCTCACCCGCCAATTTCTCCGGCCGCTGGTTCGACTTCATCGGCTACGGCGTCGATCCGGCGACCGGCCTGATCGACTACGAACAGCTCCGCGCGCTCGCCCACACCCACCGGCCGAAGGCGATCGTCTGCGGTTCCATCTCCTATCCGCGCCATCTGGACTACGCCGCCTTCCGTGCCGTCGCCGACGAGGTGGGCGCGTATCTCATCGCCGACGCCGCCCATGCGATCGGTCTGGTCGCGGGGAAGGTGGCGCCGTCCCCGGTGCCGTACGCGGATGTGGTGTGCGCAACGACACACAAGGTGCTGCGCGGGCCGCGCGGCGGAATGCTGCTGTGCGGTGCGGAGCTCGCCGAGCGGGTCGACCGGGCGGTGTTCCCGTTCACCCAGGGCGGTGCCCAGATGCACACCGTCGCGGCCAAGGCGGTGGCGTTCGGCGAGGCCGCGGCGCCCGCCTTCACCGCCTATGCGCGGCGGGTGGTGGCCAATGCCCGGGTGCTCGCGGACGCCCTGGTCGCGGAGGGTCTCGCGGTGGCCACGGGCGGCACCGACACCCACATGATCGCCGCCGATACGGCCCCGCTGGGCCTGGACGGACGGGCCGCCAAGGCCCGCTGCGCGGCCGCCGGGATCGTCCTGGACACCTGCGCGCTGGCATCCGCCACGGAGCCCCGGGGGTGCGTCAAGGGGATCCGGCTGGGCACCGCCGCGGTGACCACCCAGGGAATGGGAGCGCCGGAAATGGAGCGGATAGCGGCCCTGATGGGAACCGTCTTGCGGGACGAAGGCGTGGTACGGGAAAAGGTGGCGGAACTGGCCGGGAGATTTCCGCCCTATCCGGACGAGGGCCGAATCATGCAACCATCCGAAGGTGTAGGACGTCTGTAA
- a CDS encoding low molecular weight phosphatase family protein, giving the protein MTAPEGRGIAEHREKKPEATFRILHVSTGNVCRSPITERLTRHALTHRLGTVRTRGLIVESAGTWGHEGAPMEAHAATVLTDFGADPAGFLGRELLDEHVIRADLVLTATRDHRAQVISMGHSAGLRTFTLKEFTRLVRAIDPATLPDPAEAGGVVERARALVQAAAALRGWLLAPTEDADEVHDPYGAPITFFRSIGDEINQALDPVVTALTGVPTPA; this is encoded by the coding sequence TTGACAGCCCCTGAGGGGCGTGGCATAGCGGAACACCGTGAGAAGAAGCCCGAGGCCACCTTCCGCATCCTCCACGTCAGCACCGGCAATGTGTGCCGCTCGCCGATCACCGAGCGGCTGACCCGGCATGCCCTCACGCACCGCCTCGGCACCGTCCGCACCCGCGGTCTGATCGTGGAGAGCGCCGGCACCTGGGGCCATGAGGGCGCGCCCATGGAGGCGCACGCCGCGACGGTCCTGACCGACTTCGGCGCCGACCCGGCGGGCTTCCTCGGCCGCGAGCTGCTCGACGAGCACGTCATCCGCGCCGACCTGGTCCTGACCGCCACCCGCGACCACCGGGCGCAGGTCATCTCGATGGGGCATTCGGCCGGCTTGCGCACCTTCACGCTCAAGGAGTTCACCCGGCTGGTGCGGGCCATAGACCCCGCGACGCTGCCCGATCCGGCGGAGGCGGGCGGCGTGGTGGAGCGCGCCCGCGCCCTGGTGCAGGCGGCGGCCGCGCTGCGCGGCTGGCTGCTGGCGCCCACCGAGGACGCGGACGAGGTGCACGATCCGTACGGGGCGCCGATCACCTTCTTCCGCTCCATCGGGGACGAGATCAACCAGGCCCTGGACCCGGTCGTCACGGCCCTGACGGGGGTCCCCACCCCCGCGTAG